One genomic segment of Balneolaceae bacterium includes these proteins:
- a CDS encoding helix-turn-helix transcriptional regulator, with translation MDLYEAQISNPELFPQFSLKDTLFLHYTCPQQERLMQLYSKYIQFDFTLNGKRIINQGSNRYVANPDKGLIVKKCAFVQELPSVSEGWDVLIFYLKDDYLRSLFEEFRPHLSLEDLPEPNKVMIEPFSINEHIKNSYKSFIPYIIHKKTLPDNVLENKFKELLFNVFSHPENKHLLAYILRTVENFQTPIWEVMEANYFYDLNIQDFAKIANRSLSAFKRDFKKHYQTSPGKWLTERRLKRAKSMLQTGNKTISQVAFDCGFSNLSHFSRTYKAEYGMSPSEYRRDWADK, from the coding sequence ATGGATCTCTATGAAGCACAAATATCGAACCCGGAACTGTTTCCGCAATTTTCGTTGAAAGACACCCTGTTTTTGCACTACACCTGTCCGCAGCAGGAAAGGCTGATGCAGCTCTATTCTAAATATATACAGTTCGATTTTACGTTAAACGGAAAACGGATTATTAACCAGGGAAGTAACAGGTATGTGGCCAACCCGGATAAGGGCTTAATTGTTAAAAAATGTGCTTTTGTACAGGAATTACCATCCGTCTCTGAAGGATGGGATGTGCTCATATTCTACCTGAAAGACGACTATCTTCGTTCTTTGTTTGAGGAATTCAGGCCGCATTTATCGCTGGAAGATTTACCGGAGCCGAATAAAGTCATGATTGAACCCTTTTCGATTAATGAGCACATCAAAAATAGCTACAAAAGTTTTATCCCCTACATCATTCATAAAAAAACACTACCCGATAATGTCCTCGAAAATAAATTTAAGGAATTACTGTTTAATGTCTTTTCCCACCCTGAGAACAAACACCTGCTGGCGTATATCCTGAGAACGGTAGAAAACTTTCAGACTCCTATCTGGGAAGTGATGGAAGCGAATTACTTTTACGATTTAAATATCCAGGATTTTGCAAAAATTGCCAATCGCAGCTTATCTGCCTTTAAGAGAGATTTTAAAAAACACTATCAAACATCGCCCGGAAAATGGCTCACTGAGAGACGCCTGAAAAGAGCTAAAAGTATGCTACAGACCGGGAACAAAACAATAAGCCAGGTCGCTTTCGATTGCGGCTTTAGCAATTTATCGCACTTCAGCAGAACGTATAAGGCCGAATACGGCATGTCCCCATCTGAATATCGGAGAGATTGGGCTGATAAGTAA
- a CDS encoding outer membrane beta-barrel family protein has product MSVSCLKMDSWEEITSDNIRKPSTGVQNARAGMEVQIGGKTTAGLLLTGYQRLWDTRDLSDNFARFSPTSSLSTEMSVRETNRWRNGLVNVSLDHKFDENKTLNFDVDYLYFKNDNPSQYKNRFIEGDHTLLNREEIDVTKETPINIRVSKLDFRNEISDAFTLETGVKGSLSEFSNKVGVSDLVENVWVKNDTFTQDADLSEKTAAGYLSGNWTPAENLRINAGLRFEYTDRFLSTPETPGLVDVQDGYLFPSLFIQKNMQNEKSVGFSYARRITRPTFNDLAPFVFFVDPNTFLSGNSDLEPAISDALKLDYNHKQWLISLQYSYTKDAIAPFQPVLNESTNEQTYSTQNLSYFQTYAINTSFPLFFAPWWELRTNLSGNYQVFRTAHYDENPTQNTYVFTANITNTIDLPREFSFEVSGFYQSKSVWGIMEIRPLGWLNAGVQKRVASGRGMLRLSANDILQTNVWNGITDLPSANLDSQFIYDLKERNVQLTFTWNFGNSKIKSMNVSTGSEEEQSRVTN; this is encoded by the coding sequence ATGAGCGTTTCTTGCTTAAAGATGGATTCATGGGAAGAGATAACAAGCGATAATATACGGAAACCGTCAACCGGCGTTCAAAATGCACGGGCAGGTATGGAAGTTCAGATTGGTGGTAAAACGACAGCCGGACTCCTACTTACCGGCTACCAAAGGCTGTGGGATACACGCGATCTGTCTGATAATTTCGCCCGATTCAGCCCCACATCAAGCCTGAGCACCGAAATGTCGGTTCGTGAAACCAACCGGTGGAGAAACGGGCTGGTAAACGTGAGTCTTGACCACAAGTTCGATGAAAATAAAACGCTCAATTTTGATGTGGACTACCTTTACTTCAAGAACGACAATCCATCTCAGTATAAAAACAGGTTCATCGAAGGTGATCACACACTTTTGAATAGGGAAGAAATCGATGTTACAAAGGAGACACCGATCAACATCCGGGTTTCAAAACTGGATTTTCGGAATGAAATTTCTGATGCATTTACGCTGGAAACAGGTGTTAAAGGATCACTATCTGAATTTTCAAACAAAGTTGGTGTTTCCGATTTGGTAGAGAATGTTTGGGTGAAAAATGATACGTTCACTCAAGACGCCGATCTTTCAGAAAAAACTGCAGCTGGCTATCTATCCGGTAACTGGACACCTGCCGAAAACCTGAGGATAAACGCAGGATTGCGGTTTGAGTATACCGACCGGTTTTTGAGCACACCTGAAACTCCCGGACTTGTGGATGTGCAGGATGGTTATCTTTTCCCAAGCCTGTTTATTCAGAAAAACATGCAGAATGAGAAAAGCGTCGGATTCTCTTACGCGAGGAGAATCACCCGTCCTACGTTTAATGATCTGGCTCCATTTGTATTTTTTGTTGATCCGAACACGTTTCTGTCGGGTAATTCAGACCTCGAACCGGCCATCAGTGATGCGCTGAAACTGGATTACAATCATAAACAGTGGCTCATTTCACTTCAATACAGCTATACCAAAGATGCAATTGCGCCCTTCCAGCCTGTTCTAAATGAATCCACAAATGAGCAAACCTACAGCACACAAAACCTGAGTTATTTTCAAACCTATGCAATCAATACAAGTTTCCCCCTGTTTTTTGCTCCCTGGTGGGAATTGCGAACCAATCTGTCGGGAAACTACCAGGTATTCAGAACCGCACACTATGATGAGAATCCTACTCAGAATACGTATGTATTTACGGCTAATATCACCAATACCATTGATCTCCCCCGTGAGTTTTCATTCGAAGTCTCAGGATTTTATCAATCCAAATCAGTTTGGGGAATTATGGAAATCAGGCCACTGGGATGGCTAAATGCCGGTGTCCAGAAAAGAGTAGCGTCAGGCCGGGGCATGTTACGGCTTTCTGCTAATGATATCTTACAAACGAACGTTTGGAATGGCATCACAGATCTGCCAAGCGCAAACCTGGATTCTCAATTTATATATGATTTGAAAGAGAGAAATGTGCAGTTAACATTTACCTGGAATTTCGGGAACAGTAAGATAAAGTCGATGAATGTGAGTACCGGATCGGAAGAAGAGCAGAGCAGAGTAACCAACTAA
- a CDS encoding TonB-dependent receptor, with protein MTPKQLIRLLSIFLILFFYSMDVQSQAVITGTVVEENGSPLPGANVLLLQPSDSALVKGTVTDNAGYYELNNIDPGRYLLSVSMVGFQIYISAPFESDQEPIRFETITLQVSLEEMGEVDVTARRPLFEQEIDRLVVNVQRSITSSGSSVLQVLEKSPGIQVNRQSNSLSMSGKTGVRVMINDKFVQLPIDAVVQMLDGMSAANIDQIELITTPPARYEAEGDAGIIHIKMTQFTELGTTGMIGGNLGYNQAETLGGNVNISHRGNKLALFLDYSIHYDRTETNWINERFLLKDGFMGRDNKR; from the coding sequence ATGACTCCAAAACAGTTGATCCGTTTATTATCGATTTTCCTCATCCTGTTTTTCTATAGCATGGATGTTCAATCACAGGCTGTGATAACGGGAACAGTCGTCGAAGAAAACGGCTCACCACTGCCCGGGGCCAATGTACTTTTACTGCAGCCATCTGATTCTGCTTTAGTGAAGGGGACCGTAACTGACAATGCCGGATACTATGAGCTGAATAACATTGATCCTGGCCGGTACTTGTTGTCGGTCTCCATGGTTGGTTTTCAGATATATATATCTGCTCCATTTGAATCAGACCAGGAACCCATCCGGTTTGAAACGATCACACTACAGGTTTCACTGGAAGAGATGGGCGAAGTGGATGTCACTGCCCGCCGGCCGTTGTTTGAGCAGGAAATCGACCGGCTGGTTGTTAATGTGCAGCGAAGTATTACATCCTCCGGTAGTTCTGTACTGCAGGTACTGGAAAAATCTCCGGGAATCCAGGTGAACCGCCAGAGTAATTCCCTTTCCATGAGTGGTAAAACCGGTGTGCGGGTGATGATCAACGATAAATTTGTTCAGCTCCCCATTGATGCCGTGGTTCAGATGCTGGACGGTATGAGTGCCGCCAATATCGATCAGATTGAGCTCATTACAACACCACCGGCAAGGTATGAAGCCGAAGGAGATGCGGGTATTATCCACATCAAAATGACGCAGTTTACAGAGTTGGGCACCACCGGTATGATCGGCGGTAACCTGGGGTATAATCAGGCGGAAACACTCGGCGGAAATGTGAACATCAGCCACCGTGGAAATAAACTGGCCCTTTTTCTGGATTACTCCATCCACTACGACCGAACAGAGACCAACTGGATTAATGAGCGTTTCTTGCTTAAAGATGGATTCATGGGAAGAGATAACAAGCGATAA
- a CDS encoding BBE domain-containing protein encodes MSGQYPFAMVQSMFDWAFPKHERNYYFKSTDLASLDDDVIKAIVSKGKERPVPSMLVAIWHYGGEMNRIPAENAAFGSRDTSFLFSVDSVWDDPDDSEKVIAWSRNVLDEMKPYSGSGMYPNFPGFGEEGNELVQSAYGKNYKRLAKIKAKYDPDNFFSVNLNIKPLEK; translated from the coding sequence ATGAGCGGTCAATATCCTTTTGCAATGGTACAAAGTATGTTCGATTGGGCATTTCCAAAACACGAGCGAAATTACTATTTCAAATCAACGGATTTAGCTTCACTTGATGATGACGTGATAAAAGCGATCGTTTCAAAAGGAAAAGAACGTCCTGTTCCTTCCATGTTAGTGGCAATCTGGCATTACGGGGGAGAAATGAACAGGATTCCTGCGGAAAATGCAGCTTTCGGCAGCCGTGATACGTCATTTCTGTTTAGTGTCGATTCAGTTTGGGACGACCCCGACGACTCGGAAAAAGTGATTGCATGGTCGCGCAATGTTCTGGATGAGATGAAACCCTATTCAGGTTCCGGTATGTATCCCAATTTCCCCGGTTTTGGAGAAGAAGGAAACGAGTTGGTGCAATCCGCTTATGGTAAAAATTATAAACGCCTTGCAAAAATAAAGGCCAAGTACGATCCGGATAATTTTTTCAGTGTGAATTTGAATATAAAACCATTAGAAAAATGA